GAGTTCTCCAGATGGGTATGGATTTGGTTTAGTGGTACCCATGGGTTTTATACCCGTTGACATCCCTACGATTGCATTGCTTCCATATCATTAGTAGTGTCCAAGGTTACTGTTCCTTTTGCTGGCATTGCCAGTGGGCCACTGCTGCCAAGATCAGTAGAGAGAAAAGCTAGTAGTCCATGTCCATGGATAGGCCTCACCCAGGGGCAGAACAGAACGGAAGAGTCATCCAAATCCCAACCCTTTTCCTCCTTGGATGGAAGGAGAGGCATCATTTCATTGGGACAGTGACTTTGGTGCAATGGCATTGGCATTGGCATCCATCCCCATGTGAGGTTTGGGTCCCCATCTGACCTGACGCCCTGGCCTGATCCCCACACGCGGCCAGTGATGAATCGTCAAGACTCGGCCAAAAGGAAAATGAAGGCGGATCGCGTTGCCTGAGCCTGGCCTCCCTTTTCTCTGAAGGTGAGTCAGTGGTTGAGCGAGCGCTCCAGACTCTGAATGTGAATGCGATGCTGATGCGCCTCTCTGTCTCTCCATCCATCACACAAATCCATTTCATTTGTTCAGGCCATTATTCAGGACCCATCCATCGATCCCTCTCTCATGTGAAAAACGCTGGAGAACACACACAGATCCTCACTTCCTTTTCTGTGTGACTGTGACGAGGtggggccgggggggggggcgtgggGGAGAGGGTTGGGGGCGGGCAGCAGTAGCCAGCATGTGGAGGGCAATGCAACACGCCAGCTACTCCTTTTCCTCTTCCGTCCCCGATCGGCGGTGGCCGCTCCACGGCCATGATTCCTCCGTCCCCGTCGGATCTCCGGCCGGCCCCGCGCCCGGATCTCGTGCCCGGTCGCCGTCCCCGCCGCACCGCCCTTCCTTTTCACGGCACTGGCCTGGGAGAGAGACACAGGGAGCCTGTCGGCTTCAGCAGGTGACCCGGCCAGGTGAAAACGTGTGATCACTCTCGCCCGGCGGTTGGTGCCGAGGAATCTCCCTATCCGCCGTTGTTTCCTCGTCGGCGGGCCGTGGACAGTGGCTAGAAGATAATTTAACCTACGCCGGCGGCGCACCGCTTTTATCTAACTTTTCCACAGCGACCAGACCACCGCGGCAATCACGGTTCAGAGGACAATAGCGCTGCGGCCAGGGTGCAGCCATTTGCAGCCTCCTCTCCTAACCGCTCATACTGGTAGTAGTACATGATTGAACCCTAACCTATATGTATAGATGAATAGATCATCCTCATGATGTTGTACACTATACATGGGTACATTATTATGATAAAAACAGATTAAAGAAAAGAAGACACATGATCTATGACATTGTTATTGTACAAATTTCTGACTGACACTGATACACCACAGGAATTATCTCAGCCTGCCAAAATATAGGCTTTACGTCTTTGCCGCCTGAGCAAAAATACACCACAGCATGCAGTTGCACACAATCCACATATTTCACTACTTTGGTTCTAATCCTCATAAGATAAGAGTTCTCGGCTCTGTTTCACAGGTAGCGCTATCCTATCACGTAACAGCATGGAGCTCAGCCGCTCCGCATCGCTCTACCGTTTCCTTGACCGCCTGGGGGCTGCTTCCTCTTCGCTCTCGCTGTCATCATCCCGGAGGGCGTTTCTGCCGTACCTGTCACCGGGCTGCGATCTGGCTCCCTCAGCTCCGGAGTTCCCAGTGTTCTCATGGCCCCTGCTCCCCTGATCCGATGCCGTCTCGAACCTGTCGCCACGGTCGCCGCCCGGCCTTCTCTGCTCCCGCTTGCCGGCGCGGTTGTTCGGAGGTGGAGGGGGCATGAAGGGCGCCATAACCATGGGGCGGTTAGGCCGTCCAGGCCCACCCATTCCCATGCCTCCCATCATCGGGCCACGGCCGGGGCCCATCATCATGTCAAGGCCTAGGGGGAAAGGCTGCGGTGGCCTGCCCGGGAAGGCCATACCAGGCATAGGGCCTCTAGCAAAGTCACCAGGGAACCTTGGGCCGCCAAAGGGTGGGAAACCACGCGGCATGCCGAAAGGATCGGGCATGCCGAAGCCGCCGCCAAAACCAAAGCCGTCGCCAATCATGTTGGGGGGGAAACGCCCTCCCATCATTGGCCCACGCGTCATTGGCATTTGAGGCGGCCACATCATCCCCCTTCCTCTTCCCCTCCCTTGAGACTCTTGGccgctgccttcttcctcctcctcactttcctcttcctcctcttcttcattgTCATCAAACAGCACAATATCTTGATTATCAGCTGCCTCGTCAGCACTGACTCCCTTTGccttttcttcttctctcttAGCCTCTGCTGCAATTAGCATAGCCTGAAGCCACATTAAGAAAATATCAGCCACAAGATATGGACATCATATCACTCAACAAATGAAAGAAGAAAATGACAATTTATGGTTACTAAAAAAAGGTTGGACCAAGTAAACACAAATGGATCAGGCCTTTAAAAGAAGGGACCAATCATGATTCGCCTGTATGTAACACAATATTTTTCTTTAAGCAAAATAGCACAAACACCGACCACGGATTTGTGCACTGTTGCTTGTAGAAGAGAGTGTATATGCATTGTTAATCCTTATTCCATAAAGAGTATATAATGCGCCATTATTAAATTGTAGTCTATATGAAAGAAGGTGCAATTGTCTTCGTTAACATAAACCTTTAGTGTAAAGAAAGATTGTAAATTTTGGTAATATCTTCCACCCCTTTCTAAAGCAACCCTGTTACGTAAATCTTATCTGCACATAACATATGATCAATCACAATCATGATTGAATCAGGAAACTAGTTTAAAAACATTGAGTTAAAGTCCCGCAACATAAAATCAGGGTGCAATGATAATGATATGCCCACCAGTAAGAAAAAGGGCAAGGTAATGGGAACGCCCACATGATAAATAAGCAAGGAATGCATAGCCTACCGTAAGTTCACTGTCTGGCTCCAGATAAAGCAGAGAAGCCAACTGCTCACCAATGAAAGGTTCTAGTTCCTGGCAATCTCTGCTGATCTGCACTAGTCAAAAGTGAACTAATAAGCAGTTAAATCCTGGAACTTTTGAGAAAATAGATAAACCAAAGTAAATAATATCACTTTGAGAATCTAGTCAATCATCGCCATGAGCATACCACTAGAATTTGTTACTTATTCTTTCTGTCCTACGGCAATATCTCCTTCCAGCAAATTAATTTCTAGCCAGTGTTTAATCATTATATAAACAGTGAAAATGTTTGAAGTTTGAACTTAACTAGAAGTCAACCAGCAAAGCATGAAAGAATATAATCTTTGTGGTGAAATATAAATCTAGAGAATGGTGATGAAGAACGATGTGTGTCTGATTTATAATGCAATAAGGGACCGGACAACTAAAAGTTAAAGCAAAGTCAGCTCCGTCTTTCCAGGAAGTTTTGACAATTTCAACATTGTAATAAAGAAAAATCAAGGTGGAAATATATTTGTAATACGAAAGAAGACAGGCCATAAAATATAAAGCTATGTAAATAAGCTGAACAGATAACTTTTACACCTTTCTCCCCAATTTTTAACATAAAAAACATAAGGCGCCAAATTTTCAAGGAGCCAAGGCCAGCAAACACCTGAGACAAGGTGATCCACATACCTTAACAGGGAGATTATCATTGTATGGATTTCGGAGATGATGAGTTTTCTGAAATGACAGTTCACAAAGCTGCAGTGCAAAAACTGCTGTAAGTATAGACAAATTAATGATAGAAGGCGTATGTCATATGCACTTGCAAGAACTAAAAATTAAGCTAGCTATTCATCTGTGCAATGAGCATATGGCAGATCCAAATTTTGATGTACAGGAGAACAGCACCCAACGGGCCGACACTTGAAGGCATTAATACAATATTTTCAGCTTCTAAATAAATTGCCTGGGCCTAAAGCACATCTTAACCACAAACTCAAGCTCCACATCAATATACAATAGATTGTTTGGTTTGAGGAATCAGCTCATCTAAATGGAATGGTCCACCATGGGCTCGTCCCATGAATTTTGGTGGGACGAACCCATTAACCTAACCATGTGCTTGTGAGTAATGAGGTAGTGATGGATTAGCCCATTCCTTTCCTCGAACCAAACAAAAAATTGAGGAGCGAAGGTGATGGATCGCCTCATTCCTAAAACCAAACACCCCATAAGTTTCTCACTTTCTCTCAATGCTTGCATGTTTGTAAACTTCAGCTTGGCTATTTGAGATGGGTCACCCAGAGGAAAATTAAGTCCAGACCCCCTTGGGAACAGAGTGGGAGTTGCACAGATAAATAGGTGGACAGAAAAGACAGCATTGCTGTCAATTACTGAATCAAAAAGTACAGCATACAAATATATCAATGATGTGAATTTATAACCATATGTGCTTATCAGCTTCAAAGCTATGTTTCATTATCTTGAACTGGAAATGGCCAACTACACAATCAGAGCAGGATCAGCAAGAAAAGTGCACCTTAAGCCACTGCATAGAGAAGTTCCGACCGTAATGTGCTGTTCCATGAGCAGATTTCCAATTTCCGCCACCAATGTAGCCACCAATCCTAGAAGTCATCTTTGCACACCCCTTGAAAAGCATAGCATGAGTTGATCTAATAAGTGGATGTGATCTAATAAATTATAGCATTTTCAAGGTTGGATCAAAGATAAACAAATACTGAGCGTAGCATTCTTACCTGGAAATGGCGAGTTCTATTAATTGAGAATATTAAAATAACATTCTCAGTGGATTCAAAAGCTTCATTAAGTTTAGCCTCGTTACTCCTCTGGGTGGCCCAAATTCCCTGCTGAACTGATATTTCCAGATTCTCCCGATTGCAACTTTTAACAATGAAGTACCTGATGTTTTACATTTACCAACGCAAGACTCAATTAGAGAACCATTATTACATAGCACAGCTGATACCATGAAAGTATTGAATAAAACTTCTAACAGAACATGCATTACGCTGCAGGTGATGTTATTACTATCGGCACAAGATTTTTACTTCATAATAATTTAAATTGTATAAAGTAAGTACTGAAATCACTCAGCCAGAAGGATAGGCAGAAAGAAGTAATagttgacatataaccaaataaCCAGACAACAGGTGAACCCACAGCACTGTTATTCATAAAACTAACTCTAAATTTGAGTTACATTTCAACAAGCAAATGGGATCACGCCGTCACGGTGATTACATATGTAAAACAAAACAGATATTTTTATTCCTTCCTTGTAAGTGATACCTTAATAACCCAATAAAATGTGGAGGGGAAATGTCTGTTTCCCAAGTACTGTAGCACCTGAATTACAGATCCATGAAATTTAGACTGCACTAAAGATATCTGAAAACCTACAGTCGAGGGTTCAATTTAGACTGCAAAATTTTGGCGTCAACAAATTCCTATAACTAATAAACTATAGTTTCATAGAGTTGCATtgaaatttgaaaaaaatacTAAACAAATACAAATTCAGTGTACACTGCACATGCCAATAATTATGCGTATTGCCTCCACGGACAGCAGAGCATGCTCAATACCATGGGTACAATATGGCCTGGATCAGACTATATGTCTCCAAAATCAACCATTCATGCGATTCTCGCCATCTCATGTGCTAGTTGAACTTCCAACCATGAAATCCGTTTATACAAACAGTAAACTCTTAGCAAACTTTAGTTACAAAAGCTTCTTCTACTGAAGAGCTAAATCTTGTGGAGCATCAGATAAGTAGCTAATACACCTATCTTTAATCTTTGTAATCCAGAAAAGCAAGAACAGTGCTAGCTAGCTTATGTATTTAAAAAATGAACATGACTACAAACTTTTTTTTCCTGTCAGTCAGTATAGCGGCAATTAGCTTGAAAATAAGTACAGTGTATTAAAGAGCGTCAAATCATATAACATGGTATAGAGTTTAATCTTATACGCTATTGCAATCAAAACTATGTACGGTGTTTTCACAGAGTTCTAAAAGCTTTACAAGATTGACTAGAAACTCCACACACACCTAGATGGCCCTTGTGGAAGCGGTGTTGCGATTCTAGTAGTTTGATGGCCATTTGAAGCACCTTGGACCTGGTCATTTGTATTTGGCTtatgctgctgctgtggtggctGTTGATTCGCCATTTGTGCTTGTTGTCCACCAGTTGGTGGAGCCGTAGCAGTAGCATTTTCTGCCACATTTTGGTTAGGCAACCCAGAACCCTGTGGATATTGAGGTCTCTCACCCTGCTGGTTATAGTTATTGTTTCTATTCTGACCATATCTGTTGAAAGAGCGCATCTGCAAAATCTTCTGTAGAACTTCCTCAACAGGAGGCGGTGGCCCAGGTAGCTTGACATGCTTGTACCGGCAACTAGGGCCATTGGGACAAAACCCCATCTTGTACCTACAAAGAAGCACAAGACAACACAGAATCAGATGTGACTAAAGACATTAAGCAATCATTCTTCAATTTTAACGATGACAGAATCATTCTTCACTTTTAAAATGAAAGCACTACATTAATGCTTGGTGTTACATATACTGAATCCTACCAGCTTCTATAAGTGAAATTACCAAATTGATTCCCATTGAATTGAATCGAACTACATGTACCAACGAAAGACTATGACTGACCCAGGGATCATGATTGCCACAACCTTAAGCCCAAACCAACAAACAATCAGCACGAATTGGGCATTTTAGTTCgaaattttcaaaacaagtaaACAAATTTCATCAACCACACACACTACCAGGCCCTTAAAAGCCACATCTTTCCCATCCCAAACGCAAAAATCAACGCTGGGAAGCCGAACAAATAGGGCTGGATCAGAGATCTCACATGTTGCACTCCTTGACGTCGTCGTACGAGTGCTTATAGGCGCAGTCGGGCTCGCGGCACTCGCCGAAGTCCCGGAAGAAGCGGCAGACGGGCATGCGGGCCTTGTCGAACTGGTGCAGGAACCCGCACGCGTCGCCCTTCATGCAGAGACCGCGCAGCCAGTGCCGGCACACCGTCTGGCGGTAGctcccgcggccgcggccgcggccgtgcATGCCCGGCCcatcgccgcctccgccgccacccgcgCCAGGGTCCGCGGAGGACGGCACGGGGCCCCCGACCGCCGGGGCGGAGTCGAGGCCGCCCTCGAAGTCGAAGCTCAGGTCGCCGTCTTCCATGGAGATTAGGGTTTGGGATCTTTCTCCGATAGTAGGCGAGGGGGAGAGAGGACGACTGTGGAGGAAGAGTAAATAAAATTGTTTTGGGATTTCTCTATCCACAAGAATTAGGCCTCATCTGGCACGGTTTAAATCAGCTTCAACTTCTTCACTGTTCATAAGCCGGCGAAACTAAAAAAAAACTAATATCGTTAATTTGAATTTTATTTCAAGCTAATATTTCAAAAAAGTTTATTTTAAACTGAGACCCGGTAAAGCCTGTTGTTTTGACTTTATTAGCACATAAATAATAGCGAGCCTGAAGCAACTGCAAGTCATGTCTTTCATAAAAAAATTTCAAGTCATATTAAATGGATTTTTAGTTTGTCATCCCGGTATTTTTACCCAATTGATATAAAAATCATATTATTTAAGAACATTATTTCATAATATATTTCACCTATCTACCGTCGTCTTACGGCTCATCTACGCACATTGTATCTTACTTTTATTTGTGTATAACAGCACAAGCAGCCATGCTTAAAGTATATATGCACAGAATATGGTAGCTAGAAAGATATTCAACTTAGATGTGCTTACAACATAAGCGGTCATGCCTAATGCGAATTTCAAAAGATGGTAAGCGGAAAAGGTATTCACTTAGAGTGCATACAACAGAAGTAGTTGCGTCTAAAGTATATTTCAGAAGAGGGTAAATGGAAAGGCATTCACTTAGATGTGCTTATAAGGAAAAAAAAATCACATTTATATTTGTGGTATTGATTATTCATCAAGATTTTGATCAGCTAAATTTTCCACTTTTGCAAAAAAGgatttttattttttctatcATATACATTTATATATCATTAAATTGCTTTCATGCCCAGAAAATTTGATGCTAAGTAGAACTCGAACTATTTTGATAATTGTCTATGGCAATTTTTTCTTAACTAGTCATTTGGGTTGGCATGCTACTTGCACTGAACACTGTCCGCCTTTAACATAGTGGCTCATCAAGATAACCGTCATCTTGCTAGCTACTATCTCAATCAATCACAATAAAggaagaaataaaaaagaagaACACAAATAAAAAAACTAAATTAGGCCTTTCTCGCGCTCTGGCCAAACTGGGCCTTCCGCTCCTGCTGAACGACGCGGACGAACTTGTGGGCCGTCCGACTTGGAAACAAACAGAGTAACACACATCATCCACGccttctcttctctctctgtctcGCTCGCTCTCGGGCTTCCTTTCTTAGCGGCGACGACAGGGCGAGTGGCGCCGCCCGCTCAATTCTTCGTGggcgcttcgccggcgacgaacatccgacAGAGGTATGCCGGCCCATTACCTTCCCTTCCGTCCTGCTGCGCGAAATCGAACACCCAAACCCCTAAAGTATGGtatttgtattcggatctgaccGTGATTTATCTGCCTTGTATGAGCAATCACCAATCAAATCCAAAGTTTTCTAACTCCTCGTCAGTTACTAGCGGATTCCTCTTATCCAGGGGCCCTTCCTGCTGTTCTTGCTCGGTTCGACTAGGCTCTTGCTCTTCAGCGTGCGCAAGATCGATCAATATTCAATAGTTGTCATTGAAACCATAGGACCTGGTAATCAGCTATTAGGTGGCCAGCCTAGTTCCCCACGCTAATTCAACCAAGGAAAAGTAGAAAAATTTGTTGCCTTTACTGAAAATTCTTGATCCGGCGTCGATGTGTGGTGTGATATTGATTATTTACAGTTTCACAACCTTCTGTGCCATTTCATATCCATCAGGATGCTTGAAGCGAAACTGGCATGAACTATTGTTCAGTAATGCTGCAAACCTGAATCAAGCAATTTTCCTTGCTGCTTACAGTCATAACAGCTGTCAATTTTCCCTTTCAGCAATTACCTTCTTTCTTTTCGACGTGATTTAATCTGTTATCTGCCACTGATTATGGAATGCTTCTAGCAGAGGGAAGCCTTAACACAATGGAAGGATCATCGGTGCCATCTCAAGCTATCCCAGTTTCCGAAGATGATTATTGCAACAGCTCCAGTGCGCCTGCTGATGCTGCTGGCAGCAGCTCACCAGCTGTCGCCAAACTCCGGAAGCTGCTGTTCCGGCAAATGCTGATTGGTGTGAATGATGGCCGCTACTTCCTCGGGTTGTTCCACTGCATCGATAAGCAAGGGAACATAATCCTCCAGGATGCCGTGGAGTACCGCAGTGCCCGCCATTCTTCACCTCCGACAGAGCAACGGTGCCTGGGGCTCATCTTGATCCCTGCCGCTTGCCGCTCGTCTTGCCAGGTCGATTGCTCTATTGAAGAGAAGATGTCGCTTCTGTGTTTGGAGTGAATGGTGCTTCTGAAGATGTAATGCTTTCCGGGCTACTGAGCAAGTGAGCATAGATGAACGCTTTGTATAAAGTTCTTATGTCTTGCTGAGACATGTGCAACCAATTCTGTAATCTGAGAGGGGCCCTGCATGTTCTTGTTGTATTAGCTGACATCTTTGAAGAACGCTTTTCAAGAATtgtttattttgaaacttttagGGTCATTTTGGAGTTTTTTGAGGTATGAATGATTAGGTGCACGTGGGAGTATACAAGAACATCTCTACTATGATGGAGAGTCAATACTACAATCTTTAGTTACTTTCAGAGTTACAGCTATCATAAAAACAGGAGGTACGAAAAGCGCATATTAACAGAAATTACAAATTGATGTACTAATGAACCCTGGGCCTGCAATGGTAGAAGCAAGAGCCTCTGCCAGGGTCTTCTTTTAAAAAAGAGAAGGGTACAAATCAATTGCATTCAAACTCCCAAAGCTTAAGTGCAACAGCATTGATGGATAACCCTCAGCCAAGGAGCAACCTCACTGATACAAAATGTGATTAGTAGCAGTGTAGCAATGTTCTGTTTCAAACTAACATATCTGAATCATTCAACTTGCATTGAAAcgccttttttttttcattgTATGGTCTATGACAGTTCATTCCTGAAAAATCAGAACTCTGTAACACCATATTTGGGTCTCAGATTTGCTTAAATAAATAAAGCAGTACATATGGAGCAAATCAATGGCTGCTACCAAAAATTAGTTTACAGCATGAACTTTGACACTATCCAAGTTTGCACAACTCGCAAGTGAAAGCCATCAATTAATTGGCACACTCGCCATTGAGCCATTTTAGAGAAGGAATGAGCATCGTGACAAGAGTTCTGAAGTCCACCTTGCTTGCTACTGCATTACCTTTGATATCAAGCTGTGCCAACTTCAGAGATGCGAAGAACAGTATGGCGTCCCAGTATTCCTCCACATTGATACTTTTCTTCCGGCActcttcaaaagcttcacatgcTTCGACTTTGTGTGAGAAAGGAGATGAACATATATAACGTGTTGTGTCAATTGAATGAGCTCCAATCTCGTTGAAAGATAAATCCAGTACTTTCAAAGAAATTATCTTCGTAAGGGGTTCAAGTGCTGTGAAACTACTGATCTGGTTGTTACTGATGTTCAAGGACACAAGCTGCTGCAAAGCCTCCAAACCTTAAATAAAACAACAAAAGTTAGCATTTTTAAGCCATTGCTCCGTAAACCTAATCAAGCATTAGCCAATGACTAAGCAAATTATCAAAGCAAGTAGTTTAATATACCTATCAGTTCTGCAATTGCAGTTGAGAAGCTAATTTGCAGGCCTTGTTACACTGATAGTATCAAtaatgattttttttcttttgaagtaGACATAAGAGTTACGCTGGTTAAATGCTAACCTTCAACTGATCTAAGACTGTTATGGCTTAGGTCCAGAACTTGAACCCATATCAGGCGTTCAGCAAATCCAATGCGTGTTAAAGACAATGAGCAAAGTTGCACATGATTCAGCGGAACCAAATTTGGTTCAACCTTAACTGAACAGTGCTTCATGAAAGTCTCCATGTCACAAGTTAACTGCATGCAAAAGTAAAGTTAGACAACAACACATTATCCCTTAGCAAAGTTTCTTCAAAAAATCTTTATGCTACCTTATCCATTAGTACCAAGCTCCGTTCATCCTCATAGTACCGTTTATGAGATGGATCCAGGCGAATTAAGTCACTTAAGTACCCCATTGCCTCTTCACAGTATCTCTTCCTTTCAATGAGAGATCTCCCACGGGACTTTATTGCAGCACAAGCAAGCAATAGCCGGGCTAATGTCAACTTCACAAACTTGCTGGAAAAGAGAGTATGTTATGAGAATGGATATTATATTTATGAAGAAAAAGCTTCAGAACGAATTTAGAGCCTAACCTATTATCATCAGGTAATTCTCTGAAAAGGTCTATTTCCTCAGATAGTCTTTCAAAATGCCAATTTGAATCCTCTTCGACCAAGGCACTAGTGATCTTTAGCAGATCAAAAGGCATAGATTCAAGGTTTTCATGAGGCTGGAATGACTCTGAGCGATTCCAGGAAACTGGCTTATCAAACAGATCTATATCCTGGGCTTCATCGCTGATCAATTCAATAGTAAATGTCAAATGCACAGGACAATTGTAGGTAGAGCCACTTCTAGACACAATGTCATCTGAGCAGGGTATGCTCACGTCAACAGAATATTGCTGTGAACTGCTACATTCATTTGCAATTTGAAGATACGTTGCCCAACAGTTAGAATACCCAGAATCTGTCACTGAAAGGGCCCTCCAGCAAATATCCTTACCAAACTCCAAATCAGATTTCAACTTCACACTTGATTGATTTAATCCTTTGACAGGCTCATTAAAATAGAGAACGATGGGTACAGTCCTTTCCTTCAGGGAGTGACACCAGATGGATGATAGTATGCTCTGCTCAACTTTTTCCTTGACCAGAGAGGAACTGAGCTTTGCACCATTACAAGGCCATGAAGCAATCAGCTGTGGGTTATCTGGAGTAGATGTTTGAGCTAAAAGCCAGAGGTGATAGAACCATCCGCTTTGGTCACTTGGATCCGTGAAAAGAGCTTGAGTGACAAGTTCAAACTCCTCAGAAAAAATCTTCTGCTTTGATTCGAAACCTTTGCTCTGTTGGATTAGTAGATTGGACAGAAGTATACTGAAAAAAATGGTGAATTAGAATG
The genomic region above belongs to Panicum hallii strain FIL2 chromosome 4, PHallii_v3.1, whole genome shotgun sequence and contains:
- the LOC112889887 gene encoding zinc finger CCCH domain-containing protein 45, which codes for MEDGDLSFDFEGGLDSAPAVGGPVPSSADPGAGGGGGGDGPGMHGRGRGRGSYRQTVCRHWLRGLCMKGDACGFLHQFDKARMPVCRFFRDFGECREPDCAYKHSYDDVKECNMYKMGFCPNGPSCRYKHVKLPGPPPPVEEVLQKILQMRSFNRYGQNRNNNYNQQGERPQYPQGSGLPNQNVAENATATAPPTGGQQAQMANQQPPQQQHKPNTNDQVQGASNGHQTTRIATPLPQGPSRYFIVKSCNRENLEISVQQGIWATQRSNEAKLNEAFESTENVILIFSINRTRHFQGCAKMTSRIGGYIGGGNWKSAHGTAHYGRNFSMQWLKLCELSFQKTHHLRNPYNDNLPVKISRDCQELEPFIGEQLASLLYLEPDSELTAMLIAAEAKREEEKAKGVSADEAADNQDIVLFDDNEEEEEEESEEEEEGSGQESQGRGRGRGMMWPPQMPMTRGPMMGGRFPPNMIGDGFGFGGGFGMPDPFGMPRGFPPFGGPRFPGDFARGPMPGMAFPGRPPQPFPLGLDMMMGPGRGPMMGGMGMGGPGRPNRPMVMAPFMPPPPPNNRAGKREQRRPGGDRGDRFETASDQGSRGHENTGNSGAEGARSQPGDRYGRNALRDDDSESEEEAAPRRSRKR
- the LOC112890750 gene encoding geranylgeranyl transferase type-2 subunit alpha 1, with protein sequence MHGRPRRPAKPEEEAAASAKAAKLRDLQAQVLQNHHSRTYTKVAIGLSFKLLEINPEAYTAWNYRKLAFQHNIKELSDPEAIRSAVDDELRVVEVALRQNPKSYGAWYHRKWLLNQKLAPVDSKREFGLLDKLLKVDARNFHGWNYRRFLARFMGVPDEEELKYTMDKISDNFSNYSAWHNRSILLSNLLIQQSKGFESKQKIFSEEFELVTQALFTDPSDQSGWFYHLWLLAQTSTPDNPQLIASWPCNGAKLSSSLVKEKVEQSILSSIWCHSLKERTVPIVLYFNEPVKGLNQSSVKLKSDLEFGKDICWRALSVTDSGYSNCWATYLQIANECSSSQQYSVDVSIPCSDDIVSRSGSTYNCPVHLTFTIELISDEAQDIDLFDKPVSWNRSESFQPHENLESMPFDLLKITSALVEEDSNWHFERLSEEIDLFRELPDDNSKFVKLTLARLLLACAAIKSRGRSLIERKRYCEEAMGYLSDLIRLDPSHKRYYEDERSLVLMDKLTCDMETFMKHCSVKVEPNLVPLNHVQLCSLSLTRIGFAERLIWVQVLDLSHNSLRSVEGLEALQQLVSLNISNNQISSFTALEPLTKIISLKVLDLSFNEIGAHSIDTTRYICSSPFSHKVEACEAFEECRKKSINVEEYWDAILFFASLKLAQLDIKGNAVASKVDFRTLVTMLIPSLKWLNGECAN
- the LOC112890754 gene encoding N-alpha-acetyltransferase 38-A, NatC auxiliary subunit; its protein translation is MEGSSVPSQAIPVSEDDYCNSSSAPADAAGSSSPAVAKLRKLLFRQMLIGVNDGRYFLGLFHCIDKQGNIILQDAVEYRSARHSSPPTEQRCLGLILIPAACRSSCQVDCSIEEKMSLLCLE